A region of Vitis riparia cultivar Riparia Gloire de Montpellier isolate 1030 chromosome 1, EGFV_Vit.rip_1.0, whole genome shotgun sequence DNA encodes the following proteins:
- the LOC117911127 gene encoding polygalacturonase QRT3 has product MMEAVPVPMLMGLAMAMASLLIIRVSGQNSPVDQFSGGHYSQQMRKMKALKTSLLRRDSVSLPPSSAAAPSPSSSPSQVGSAPRLYLVTSYGADPTGVTDSTEAILGALSDAFKGPSDGVLMEGIANLGGARIDLEGGSYLISRPLRFPATDAGNTMIHGGTLKASDDFPADGYLIDLSSSSSNQKKENNQTTVDDQLISSSSTYNYEFITLRDLMLDSNYRGGGIAVINSLRTTIDNCYIAHFNTTGILIQGGHETLVHSSFLGQHITAGADPGERSFSGTAINIVGNDNAITDVVIFSAAVGVMVSGQANTLSGVHCYNKATGFGGTGIYLKLPSLTQTRIVNCYLDYTGIVAEDPVQLHISSSFFLGDAYIVFKSINGVARGVSVVGNMFSGSGKGVEIVQLDQKNGPFKEIDQVVVDGNNVNGMKVRATVGRDSTQGNGTSWSIDFNPILLFPNHIRHVQYSLLTTGGSSFPLHALRNVSGNRVVIESNVAVPASVFVTVDQ; this is encoded by the exons ATGATGGAAGCAGTACCAGTGCCTATGTTAATGGGGTTGGCCATGGCCATGGCTAGCTTGCTTATAATCCGGGTTTCCGGCCAAAATTCTCCGGTGGATCAATTTTCCGGGGGACATTACAGCCAACAAATGCGAAAAATGAAAGCCCTGAAGACCTCATTGCTCCGCCGTGACTCGGTTTCTCTTCCCCCGAGCTCAGCCGCTGCTCCTTCTCCTAGCAGTAGTCCTTCACAG GTCGGATCAGCTCCACGTCTGTATCTCGTGACATCGTACGGTGCGGATCCAACGGGAGTGACAGATAGTACAGAGGCCATTCTTGGGGCGTTATCGGACGCGTTTAAGGGGCCCAGTGACGGGGTCTTGATGGAGGGAATTGCAAATCTGGGAGGTGCACGGATTGATCTGGAAGGCGGCAGTTACCTGATCAGCAGACCCCTGAGGTTTCCGGCCACCGACGCCGGGAACACAATG ATCCATGGAGGAACACTGAAAGCATCGGATGATTTTCCGGCTGATGGCTACCTCATTGATTTATCTTCTAGCTCTAGCAAccagaagaaagaaaacaaccAGACCACCGTGGATGACCAGCTAATTTCTTCATCATCAACCTATAACTACGAATTCATCACCCTCAGAGACCTCATGTTGGATTCCAACTACCGGGGCGGCGGCATTGCAGTCATAAACTCTCTCAGAACCACCATAGACAACTGCTACATCGCCCATTTCAACACCACCGGAATCCTCATCCAAGGTGGCCACGAGACCCTCGTCCACAGCTCCTTCCTCGGCCAGCACATCACCGCCGGGGCCGACCCCGGCGAGAGGAGCTTTTCCGGCACGGCCATAAACATCGTCGGCAACGATAACGCCATCACCGACGTGGTAATATTTTCAGCGGCAGTGGGCGTGATGGTGTCCGGCCAAGCCAACACCCTCTCCGGGGTTCACTGCTATAACAAAGCCACTGGGTTCGGGGGCACCGGGATCTACCTCAAGCTGCCGAGCTTGACACAGACCCGGATCGTGAACTGTTACTTGGACTACACCGGGATCGTTGCAGAAGACCCAGTTCAGCTTCATATCTCTAGCAGCTTCTTCCTGGGCGATGCCTACATCGTCTTCAAGTCCATTAATGGCGTAGCCAGAGGGGTCAGCGTGGTGGGCAACATGTTCAGTGGGTCAGGAAAAGGGGTGGAGATTGTTCAGTTGGATCAGAAGAATGGACCCTTCAAGGAGATTGATCAAGTGGTTGTCGATGGAAACAATGTTAATGGAATGAAGGTGAGAGCCACAGTTGGAAGGGACTCAACTCAAGGTAATGGAACCTCATGGAGTATTGACTTCAATCCAATTCTTCTGTTTCCTAACCATATAAGACATGTACAATACTCCCTCCTAACTACCGGTGGCTCCTCCTTCCCTCTCCATGCCCTGAGAAATGTGTCCGGTAACCGGGTTGTGATCGAATCCAATGTTGCAGTTCCGGCAAGTGTTTTTGTCACGGTGGATCAATGA
- the LOC117924053 gene encoding choline-phosphate cytidylyltransferase 1-like isoform X1, whose translation MAKSEENGKPVRVYADGIYDLFHFGHARSLEQAKKLFPNTYLLVGCCNDEVTHKYKGKTVMTGSERYESLRHCRWVDEVIPDAPWVLTQEFIDKHEIDYVAHDSLPYADASGAGKDVYEFVKSIGKFKETKRTDGISTSDIIMRIVKDYNQYVMRNLDRGYTRKDLGVSYVKEKRLRVNMGLKKLHEKVKKHQEKVGEKIQIVAKTAGMHRNEWVENADRFVAGFLEMFEESCHKMGTAIRDRIQEQLKRQQLRGLLYDKEDDDDDDNDDYFYDDSTEEEEYYENEDEK comes from the exons ATGGCGAAGAGTGAGGAGAACGGAAAACCGGTTCGTGTGTATGCTGATGGCATATACGATCTCTTCCATTTCGGCCATGCCCGCTCTCTTGAGCAAGCCAAGAAACT GTTTCCAAACACATATCTGCTTGTTGGTTGCTGCAATGATGAAGTCACTCACAAATACAAGGGCAAAACTGTTATGACCGGCTCTGAGCGCTATGAATCTCTTCGCCATTGCAG GTGGGTCGATGAGGTTATTCCTGATGCACCATGGGTGCTCACCCAAGAGTTCATTGACAAACATGAGATTGATTATGTCGCACACGACTCTCTTCC TTATGCTGATGCAAGTGGAGCTGGAAAAGATGTCTATGAATTT GTTAAGTCCATTGGAAAGTTTAAGGAAACAAAACGTACAGATGGGATCTCTACATCAGATATAATAATGAGGATTGTTAAAGATTATAACCAGTATGTGATGCGTAACTTGGACCGTGGATATACAAGAAAGGATCTTGGTGTTAGCTATGTGAAG GAAAAGAGGCTGAGGGTGAACATGGGATTAAAAAAGCTGCACGAGAAAGTGAAGAAGCATCAAGAAAAAGTGGGAGAAAAG ATACAAATAGTAGCCAAAACTGCTGGTATGCATAGAAATGAATGGGTGGAGAATGCTGATCGATTTGTTGCTGGATTTCTTGAGATGTTTGAAGAAAGTTGCCACAAAATG GGAACGGCCATTAGAGATAGAATTCAGGAGCAACTAAAGAGGCAGCAGTTAAGAGGGCTCCTATATGACAAagaggatgatgatgacgacGACAATGATGATTACTTCTATGATGACAGCACCGAGGAAGAAGAATACTACGAgaatgaagatgaaaaataa
- the LOC117924053 gene encoding choline-phosphate cytidylyltransferase 1-like isoform X2, with protein sequence MAKSEENGKPVRVYADGIYDLFHFGHARSLEQAKKLFPNTYLLVGCCNDEVTHKYKGKTVMTGSERYESLRHCRWVDEVIPDAPWVLTQEFIDKHEIDYVAHDSLPYADASGAGKDVYEFEKRLRVNMGLKKLHEKVKKHQEKVGEKIQIVAKTAGMHRNEWVENADRFVAGFLEMFEESCHKMGTAIRDRIQEQLKRQQLRGLLYDKEDDDDDDNDDYFYDDSTEEEEYYENEDEK encoded by the exons ATGGCGAAGAGTGAGGAGAACGGAAAACCGGTTCGTGTGTATGCTGATGGCATATACGATCTCTTCCATTTCGGCCATGCCCGCTCTCTTGAGCAAGCCAAGAAACT GTTTCCAAACACATATCTGCTTGTTGGTTGCTGCAATGATGAAGTCACTCACAAATACAAGGGCAAAACTGTTATGACCGGCTCTGAGCGCTATGAATCTCTTCGCCATTGCAG GTGGGTCGATGAGGTTATTCCTGATGCACCATGGGTGCTCACCCAAGAGTTCATTGACAAACATGAGATTGATTATGTCGCACACGACTCTCTTCC TTATGCTGATGCAAGTGGAGCTGGAAAAGATGTCTATGAATTT GAAAAGAGGCTGAGGGTGAACATGGGATTAAAAAAGCTGCACGAGAAAGTGAAGAAGCATCAAGAAAAAGTGGGAGAAAAG ATACAAATAGTAGCCAAAACTGCTGGTATGCATAGAAATGAATGGGTGGAGAATGCTGATCGATTTGTTGCTGGATTTCTTGAGATGTTTGAAGAAAGTTGCCACAAAATG GGAACGGCCATTAGAGATAGAATTCAGGAGCAACTAAAGAGGCAGCAGTTAAGAGGGCTCCTATATGACAAagaggatgatgatgacgacGACAATGATGATTACTTCTATGATGACAGCACCGAGGAAGAAGAATACTACGAgaatgaagatgaaaaataa
- the LOC117912306 gene encoding RING-H2 finger protein ATL73-like, with protein sequence MTPFSHHLTATLHSYLLVFSLCVLCLPLSAFSISVFLLTFPSLLITSQLSSSHAMSEALPPSPTPSSTPPPLQLHEASTLDFNLVVIVAAMLCFLVCALGLNSTLQCVVRCTRLALTEPVQWAASRRLNSGLKKKDMVALPTSTYSNSGSPSRSSGCVICLADFSDGEKIRVLPKCNHWFHVPCIDKWLLSHSSCPTCRNQLKSNDSLPSLETLITL encoded by the coding sequence ATGACACCATTTTCCCATCATCTTACCGCAACTCTGCACTCATACTTGTTGGTCTTTTCCTTGTGTGTACTATGTCTCCCCTTGAGTGCCTTCTCCATCTCTGTCTTCTTACTCACCTTTCCTTCTTTGTTGATCACTTCTCAGCTCAGTTCTTCCCATGCCATGTCTGAGGCTCTACCTCCATCCCCAACTCCCAGCTCCACCCCACCTCCTCTGCAGCTCCATGAAGCATCCACTCTGGACTTCAACCTTGTGGTGATAGTAGCAGCCATGCTATGCTTCTTGGTCTGCGCTTTAGGCCTCAACTCTACCCTCCAATGTGTGGTCCGCTGCACACGCCTTGCACTCACTGAGCCAGTCCAGTGGGCCGCTTCACGTAGACTGAACTCAGGCTTAAAGAAGAAGGACATGGTAGCTCTGCCAACCTCAACTTACTCCAATTCTGGCTCACCATCAAGGTCTTCAGGCTGTGTTATTTGCTTGGCAGACTTTTCAGATGGGGAGAAGATAAGGGTGCTTCCTAAATGCAACCATTGGTTCCATGTCCCCTGCATTGACAAGTGGCTGCTCTCTCACTCCTCCTGCCCTACTTGCCGGAATCAACTCAAGTCCAATGACTCTCTGCCCTCTTTAGAAACTCTCATAACCTTGTAA
- the LOC117912298 gene encoding polygalacturonase QRT3 — protein MMKGSWAISILLLLSLHKPTFSSIHQKLSEFQSRLQNAALPPFPSLDGSQNGGVFYPIAYGADPTGVNESSDAILSALADAFSIRNGVEMLPGITDLGGVVIDLQGGNYKISKPIRFPAGGGNLLVCQGTLRASDTFPDDEHLIELWSPNSHKLNTSSINPGDFPIIKAQNNPIYYEDITFRDILFDSNNSGGGLFMIDTARIRINNCFFLHFTTQGILVQKGHENFISSSFLGQHSTVGGDRGERDFSGTAIDLAGNDNAVTDVAIFSAAIGVLLRGQANIITGVHCYNKATGFGGVGILVKAGGSLTRISNCYLDFNGIVMEDPSQVHVTNGFFLGDGNVVLKSVQGHVRGLNIVDNMFNGNPSNMKAIVELDGQFTDIDQVVVDRNNAIGMSPKSTVARLTIPGNGTHWVADFSSLLLFPNRINHFQYSVYGQGGSGFVAHSVTNVSNNMLVVESQNPIQGLVSIVVEQ, from the exons ATGATGAAAGGCTCTTGGGCAATATCCATCCTGCTACTCTTATCACTACACAAACCCACATTTTCCTCAATCCACCAGAAGCTCTCGGAATTTCAAAGCAGGCTTCAGAATGCAGCACTACCTCCATTTCCATCACTAGATGGGTCGCAG aaTGGGGGAGTGTTCTACCCTATTGCATATGGGGCTGATCCAACTGGGGTGAATGAGAGCAGTGATGCAATACTCAGTGCTTTGGCTGATGCTTTCAGTATTCGAAATGGGGTTGAGATGTTGCCTGGAATCACTGATTTGGGTGGTGTGGTCATAGATTTACAGGGTGGAAACTACAAGATCAGCAAACCCATTAGGTTTCCGGCTGGTGGAGGAAATCTTCTG GTATGCCAAGGGACTCTGCGGGCATCAGACACATTTCCAGACGATGAGCATCTCATTGAATTATGGTCACCAAATTCGCATAAACTCAACACATCCTCCATCAATCCTGGTGATTTCCCCATCATCAAAGCCCAAAACAACCCGATCTACTATGAAGACATCACTTTCAGAGATATCCTCTTCGATTCCAACAACAGCGGAGGTGGTCTTTTCATGATAGACACCGCCAGAATCCGCATCAACAACTGCTTCTTCCTCCACTTCACCACCCAAGGAATTCTAGTCCAGAAAGGCCACGAGAACTTCATTTCCTCCTCCTTTCTCGGCCAGCATTCAACCGTCGGCGGGGACAGGGGCGAGAGAGACTTCTCTGGCACCGCCATTGATCTTGCTGGCAACGACAATGCAGTCACTGATGTCGCCATCTTCTCAGCTGCCATTGGAGTTTTACTCAGAGGACAGGCCAATATAATCACTGGGGTGCACTGCTATAACAAGGCTACGGGCTTTGGAGGCGTTGGGATACTGGTGAAGGCAGGTGGCTCACTTACTAGAATCAGCAACTGTTACTTGGATTTCAATGGGATAGTgatggaagatccaagtcaaGTTCATGTCACAAATGGATTCTTCCTTGGAGATGGAAATGTGGTTCTGAAATCAGTCCAAGGCCATGTCCGAGGTCTCAACATTGTTGATAATATGTTCAATGGCAACCCCTCGAACATGAAGGCCATTGTTGAGCTAGATGGTCAGTTCACTGACATTGATCAGGTGGTTGTGGACAGAAACAATGCGATTGGGATGAGCCCGAAATCGACAGTGGCGAGATTGACAATTCCCGGAAATGGGACTCACTGGGTTGCAGATTTCTCCTCCCTGCTGCTGTTCCCAAACCGGATCAATCATTTTCAGTACTCGGTTTACGGTCAAGGGGGGTCTGGGTTTGTAGCTCATTCAGTGACCAATGTGTCCAATAATATGCTGGTTGTGGAGAGCCAGAATCCTATTCAAGGGCTTGTTTCCATTGTTGTTGAGCAGTGA